One segment of Burkholderia multivorans ATCC BAA-247 DNA contains the following:
- the dgoD gene encoding galactonate dehydratase, which yields MKITRLETFIVPPRWLFLKIETDEGIVGWGEPVVEGRAHTVEAAVHELADYLVGKDPRLIEDHWQVMYRAGFYRGGPIMMSAIAGVDQALWDIKGKHHGVPVHALLGGQVRERIKVYSWIGGDRPSDVANNARAVVERGFKAVKMNGSEELQIVDTYDKVEQVIANVAAVRDAVGPHVGIGVDFHGRVHKPMAKVLAKELDPYKLMFIEEPVLSENAEALRDIVNQTNTPIALGERLYSRWDFKHILAGGYVDIIQPDASHAGGITECRKIATLAESYDVALALHCPLGPIALAACLQLDAVSYNAFIQEQSLGIHYNQGNDLLDYLRNPEVFRYDDGFVAIPQGPGLGIDVNEEKVREMAKTGHRWRNPVWRHTDGSVAEW from the coding sequence ATGAAAATCACCCGCCTCGAAACCTTCATCGTTCCGCCGCGCTGGCTGTTCCTCAAGATCGAAACCGACGAGGGCATCGTCGGCTGGGGCGAGCCGGTCGTCGAAGGCCGCGCGCACACGGTCGAAGCCGCCGTGCACGAACTCGCCGACTACCTGGTCGGCAAGGATCCGCGACTGATCGAGGATCACTGGCAGGTGATGTACCGCGCGGGCTTCTACCGCGGCGGCCCGATCATGATGAGCGCGATCGCGGGCGTCGATCAGGCGTTGTGGGACATCAAGGGCAAGCATCACGGCGTGCCCGTGCACGCGCTGCTCGGCGGCCAGGTGCGCGAGCGCATCAAGGTCTATTCGTGGATCGGCGGCGACCGGCCGAGCGACGTCGCGAACAACGCGCGCGCGGTGGTCGAGCGCGGCTTCAAGGCCGTGAAGATGAACGGTTCGGAAGAGCTGCAGATCGTCGATACCTACGACAAGGTCGAGCAGGTGATCGCGAACGTCGCGGCCGTGCGCGACGCGGTGGGCCCGCACGTCGGAATCGGCGTCGACTTCCACGGCCGCGTGCACAAGCCGATGGCGAAGGTGCTCGCGAAGGAACTCGATCCGTACAAGCTGATGTTCATCGAGGAGCCCGTGCTGTCGGAGAACGCCGAGGCGCTGCGCGACATCGTGAATCAGACCAACACGCCGATCGCGCTCGGCGAGCGGCTCTACTCGCGCTGGGACTTCAAGCACATCCTCGCCGGCGGCTACGTCGACATCATCCAGCCCGATGCATCGCACGCGGGCGGCATCACCGAATGCCGGAAGATCGCGACGCTCGCCGAAAGCTACGACGTTGCGCTCGCGCTGCACTGCCCGCTCGGACCGATCGCGCTCGCCGCGTGCCTGCAGCTCGACGCGGTCAGCTACAACGCGTTCATCCAGGAGCAGAGTCTCGGCATCCACTACAACCAGGGCAACGATCTGCTCGACTATCTGCGCAATCCGGAAGTGTTCCGCTACGACGACGGCTTCGTCGCGATTCCGCAAGGGCCGGGGCTCGGCATCGACGTGAACGAGGAGAAGGTGCGCGAGATGGCGAAGACCGGCCATCGCTGGCGCAATCCCGTGTGGCGCCACACGGACGGCAGCGTCGCCGAGTGGTGA
- a CDS encoding FadR/GntR family transcriptional regulator: protein MGNRARRRTIIQRDLHGQTAFRLATAILRGDYPPDSLLPREPDLMAMFGVSRTVLREALRTLTSKGLVESRPKVGTRVRPRRAWNLLDADLLDWYARVAPALSFALKLQEMREMIEPHAAAMAARARAVDAIAAIDEALGAMAAARNVDEWVRADLRFHLSVLEAGGNELLVPLGALIDRTLEAQLHLNARRAHVYNASLAEHAAVGDAIRAGDADGARRAMAALLAVTRARIEQS, encoded by the coding sequence GTGGGCAACCGCGCCCGACGGAGAACGATCATTCAACGCGATTTGCATGGACAAACGGCCTTCCGGCTCGCGACGGCGATCCTGCGCGGCGACTATCCGCCCGACTCGCTGCTGCCGCGCGAGCCCGACCTGATGGCGATGTTCGGCGTGAGCCGCACGGTGTTGCGCGAAGCGTTGCGCACGCTGACGTCGAAGGGGCTCGTCGAATCGCGTCCGAAGGTCGGCACGCGCGTGCGCCCGCGTCGCGCGTGGAATCTGCTCGATGCCGATCTGCTCGACTGGTATGCGCGCGTCGCGCCGGCGCTGTCGTTCGCGCTGAAGCTGCAGGAGATGCGCGAAATGATCGAGCCGCATGCGGCCGCGATGGCCGCGCGTGCGCGGGCCGTGGATGCGATCGCGGCGATCGACGAAGCGTTGGGCGCGATGGCCGCCGCGCGCAACGTCGACGAATGGGTGCGCGCGGACCTGCGGTTTCATCTCAGCGTGCTCGAGGCGGGCGGCAACGAGTTGCTGGTGCCGCTCGGCGCGCTGATCGATCGCACGCTCGAAGCGCAGTTGCATCTGAATGCGCGGCGCGCGCACGTGTACAACGCATCGCTGGCCGAGCATGCGGCGGTCGGCGATGCGATTCGCGCGGGCGACGCGGACGGCGCGCGTCGCGCCATGGCGGCGCTGCTCGCGGTGACGCGCGCGCGCATCGAGCAGTCGTGA
- a CDS encoding CopD family protein produces MRIDSLWIGQVALAALMDAAFAMAVGSALLKGWLGRDGARPVVAPSHPAWVRAQHSLVAAALALVLADLGWLLYEAASMSGAGLGGAFAAMPTVLAQTHAGFAWSVAFGGAVVLAIVALLKPDGTFAHALLWLAVIVIAAGKASLGHAADVGALSAAVGVQTVHLLATAVWGGVVLAGGLAVLPVLGSSVARGALIRIGQQMSRTSVIAVVFVLGTGVLNAVRGLGGSLAPLDGSTWGRVLLLKLLLVALALVLGGLNRFSALPRLRRTASTEDAHTFRNILHLEALTMIGVFVAAAVLSFSVPGFAALG; encoded by the coding sequence ATGAGGATCGACAGCTTGTGGATCGGGCAGGTCGCGCTTGCCGCGCTGATGGATGCGGCGTTTGCGATGGCGGTCGGCTCGGCGCTGCTGAAGGGCTGGCTCGGCAGGGACGGCGCACGGCCCGTCGTCGCGCCCTCGCATCCGGCGTGGGTGCGCGCGCAACATTCGCTCGTCGCGGCCGCGCTCGCGCTCGTGCTCGCGGATCTCGGCTGGCTCCTCTACGAAGCCGCGTCGATGAGCGGTGCGGGGCTCGGCGGCGCTTTTGCGGCGATGCCGACCGTGCTCGCGCAGACGCATGCGGGCTTCGCGTGGAGCGTCGCGTTCGGCGGTGCGGTCGTGCTCGCGATCGTCGCGCTGCTGAAGCCGGACGGCACGTTCGCGCACGCGCTGCTGTGGCTCGCGGTGATCGTGATCGCGGCCGGCAAGGCGTCGCTCGGCCATGCGGCCGATGTGGGTGCGCTGTCGGCCGCCGTCGGCGTGCAGACCGTGCATCTGCTCGCCACCGCCGTATGGGGCGGCGTCGTGCTCGCGGGCGGGCTCGCGGTGTTGCCGGTGCTCGGCTCGTCGGTTGCGCGCGGCGCGCTGATCCGCATCGGCCAGCAGATGTCGCGCACGTCGGTGATCGCGGTCGTGTTCGTGCTCGGCACCGGCGTGCTGAATGCGGTGCGCGGCCTCGGCGGTTCGCTCGCGCCGCTCGACGGCAGCACGTGGGGACGCGTGTTGCTGCTGAAGCTGCTGCTCGTCGCGCTCGCGCTCGTGCTCGGCGGGCTGAACCGCTTCTCGGCGCTGCCGCGGCTGCGTCGCACCGCGTCGACCGAGGATGCGCATACGTTCCGCAACATCCTGCATCTCGAGGCGCTGACGATGATCGGCGTGTTCGTGGCGGCGGCCGTGCTGTCGTTCAGCGTGCCGGGGTTCGCGGCGCTCGGATGA
- a CDS encoding DUF1272 domain-containing protein, translating to MLELRPGCECCDKDLPPDSVDARICTFECTFCATCADTVLKGRCPNCSGELVARPRRPAALLEKYPASTQRVLKPGGCANA from the coding sequence ATGCTCGAACTGCGCCCCGGCTGCGAATGCTGCGACAAGGATCTACCGCCCGATTCGGTGGATGCCCGCATCTGTACGTTCGAATGCACGTTTTGCGCGACCTGCGCCGACACCGTCCTGAAAGGCCGCTGCCCGAACTGCAGCGGCGAATTGGTCGCGCGCCCGAGGCGGCCCGCCGCCCTGCTCGAGAAATATCCGGCGTCGACGCAGCGCGTGCTCAAACCGGGCGGCTGCGCGAACGCGTAG
- a CDS encoding c-type cytochrome, with product MKRKSLFALSAVAIVAAAALVPVLWSGNDTLHGASAVAATPADQAALIKKGEYLARVGDCIACHTVRGGKPFAGGLPMATPFGTMYTPNITPDDQNGIGKWTSDDFYRAMHTGRSKDGSLLYPGFPFASYTKVTRADSDAIYAYLRSVAPVSVPSRPHELKFPFNNRNLLIGWRTLFFKEGEYKPDPTKSVEWNRGAYLVEGLGHCSMCHTSINMMGGPVNSAAFAGGLIPLQNWYAPSLTNDKELGLGDWHVQELSDLLQAGVSNKGAVFGPMADVVHNSLQYMTDEDTRAMSTYLKSIPQKAEAPKNMQYEPSKQFGNALFEQGKKIYADNCATCHAENGAGKPPAYPPLAGNHSIVMESAVNPIRMVLNGGYPPSTFKNPRPYGMPPFAQSLSNQEVAAVVTYIRMSWGNNGTPISPQQVSDLRSAPLD from the coding sequence ATGAAACGCAAGTCCCTGTTTGCACTCTCGGCTGTCGCGATCGTCGCGGCAGCGGCTCTCGTGCCCGTGCTCTGGTCGGGCAACGACACGCTGCATGGCGCTTCCGCCGTCGCGGCCACGCCGGCCGATCAGGCCGCGCTGATCAAGAAGGGCGAATACCTCGCGCGCGTCGGCGACTGTATCGCGTGCCACACCGTGCGCGGCGGCAAGCCGTTCGCGGGCGGCCTGCCGATGGCGACGCCGTTCGGCACGATGTACACGCCGAACATCACGCCGGACGACCAGAACGGTATCGGCAAGTGGACATCGGACGACTTCTACCGCGCGATGCACACGGGCCGTTCGAAGGACGGCAGCCTGCTGTACCCGGGCTTCCCGTTCGCGAGCTACACGAAGGTCACGCGCGCGGATTCGGACGCGATCTACGCATACCTGCGCTCGGTCGCGCCGGTTTCGGTGCCGAGCCGTCCGCATGAACTGAAGTTCCCGTTCAACAACCGCAACCTGCTGATCGGCTGGCGCACGCTGTTCTTCAAGGAAGGCGAGTACAAGCCGGATCCGACCAAGTCGGTCGAATGGAACCGCGGCGCCTATCTCGTCGAAGGCCTCGGCCACTGCTCGATGTGCCACACGTCGATCAACATGATGGGCGGTCCGGTCAACTCGGCAGCGTTCGCCGGCGGCCTGATCCCGCTGCAGAACTGGTACGCGCCGTCGCTGACCAACGACAAGGAACTCGGCCTCGGCGACTGGCACGTGCAGGAGCTGTCCGACCTGCTGCAGGCCGGCGTGTCGAACAAGGGTGCGGTATTCGGTCCGATGGCCGACGTCGTGCACAACAGCCTTCAGTACATGACCGACGAAGATACGCGCGCGATGTCGACGTATCTGAAGTCGATCCCGCAGAAGGCCGAAGCGCCGAAGAACATGCAGTACGAGCCGTCCAAGCAGTTCGGCAATGCACTGTTCGAGCAGGGCAAGAAGATCTACGCAGACAACTGCGCGACCTGCCACGCCGAGAACGGCGCCGGCAAGCCGCCTGCGTATCCGCCGCTCGCGGGCAACCATTCGATCGTGATGGAATCGGCAGTCAACCCGATCCGCATGGTGCTGAATGGCGGCTATCCGCCGAGCACGTTCAAGAATCCGCGTCCGTATGGGATGCCGCCGTTCGCGCAGTCGCTGTCGAACCAGGAAGTCGCGGCGGTCGTCACGTATATCCGGATGTCGTGGGGTAACAACGGTACGCCGATCTCGCCGCAACAGGTCAGCGATCTGCGTTCCGCACCGCTCGACTAA
- a CDS encoding c-type cytochrome, which produces MESRVSSRRLIRPLLAVLLIGGAGLTSAAQAQTKPTEQAHAQQAPLKAPDTMAERVRGCTACHGVHGQGTDNDYFPRLAGKPAEYLYNQLVNFRDGRRKYPPMNYLLTYLSDDYLREIAEHFSAERPPYPTPAKPTLPAATLARGKQLVTQGDPSRKLPACVACHGAALTGMQPAIPGLVGLHADYLSAQLGAWRSGNRHAKAPDCMHDIASKLSDEDVTAVTAWLAAQPAPANPVPAPARSMKTPLACGSEPQ; this is translated from the coding sequence ATGGAGTCTCGTGTGTCTTCAAGACGCCTCATCCGTCCGCTGCTCGCCGTTCTGTTGATCGGCGGAGCGGGCCTTACGAGCGCTGCCCAAGCGCAGACCAAGCCCACGGAGCAAGCCCACGCGCAGCAGGCGCCGCTCAAGGCACCCGATACGATGGCCGAGCGTGTGCGCGGCTGTACCGCATGCCACGGCGTCCACGGCCAGGGCACGGACAACGACTACTTCCCGCGTCTGGCAGGCAAGCCGGCCGAGTACCTGTACAACCAGCTCGTCAACTTCCGCGACGGCCGGCGCAAGTATCCGCCGATGAACTATCTGCTCACGTATCTGAGCGACGATTACCTGCGCGAGATCGCCGAGCACTTCTCGGCCGAGCGCCCGCCGTACCCGACGCCCGCGAAACCGACGCTGCCGGCCGCGACGCTCGCGCGCGGCAAGCAGCTCGTCACGCAAGGCGATCCGTCGCGCAAGCTGCCGGCTTGCGTCGCCTGCCACGGCGCCGCGCTGACCGGCATGCAGCCGGCGATCCCGGGCCTCGTCGGCCTGCACGCCGACTACCTGAGCGCGCAGCTCGGCGCATGGCGTTCGGGCAACCGCCACGCCAAGGCACCGGACTGCATGCACGACATCGCATCGAAGCTTTCCGACGAAGACGTGACGGCCGTGACGGCATGGCTCGCCGCGCAGCCGGCGCCCGCCAACCCCGTGCCGGCTCCGGCGCGTTCGATGAAGACTCCGCTCGCCTGCGGCAGCGAACCGCAATAA